One Argentina anserina chromosome 6, drPotAnse1.1, whole genome shotgun sequence genomic window, AAACACACCCAAGGACTTCTTAGACATCCCAATTTTAAATTGCAGAGTGGATTCCCTGGTTGAAAAAATCTTTTGATCTTCCTCCAATTCAAATGACTTGTTCTTGATCGCTTCAATGGCTGGGGCAAAGGTCTCCAGCAGTGAAGAACATTTGTCCTTGGCATGCTTCTCAGCGTTAAGaacttcctccattgctttgaCAGACATTTTAGAAGGAAGAGTAACCTGGGCTACTTCTGTCTCCCCAAATTGCAGAGGCACAGCAAGAAAAGGGTTACTCTCTCTTGCTTGTTTCACCTTTTCGTCATCCCCAGGGTCAACAGAGGGTCCTACCATCCCATTACAGACTAGCCTATGCTGAAAATTCAGAATGGTTCGCTCCACATTTCTCTGTTGTTTTTCCAGCTCAAATGCACTGTCAGGCTCTGTGGCTCTCTCATCGCACATTGTTGGTTGGGTATACGTATGTGGTTCAGGAAACGCAGGCAGCCAAGGAGGTATATGCGCTCCAGGAGTCTCTTCCCCCCTTTGCCAAAAGCTTGGCGTCAGCTTCCGGTCCTTAATAACTGGGAAACACGGAAGAGAGTAGGCAAATGGAACATGCTCCGCTTCGGCAACATACTGAGAAATTTCCTTAATAGTCCCTGAGCTTGCAAGACAATGATGAATATCGGAAGCGCCTGCAAACCCCTGAGCCCCGCTCAAATCTTCCAACCCCCGAATGATATCAAAGACATTACAATCCGTTCTTCCAGATAAGTTTGCATACAAATGCGCTGCCTTTCCAATGTTACAAATGTACTGAACAGCAACATCTGACAGCGTCTCAAGAGCCGACAACTGGAAACTCTGAAACCCCACTATCTCGCATACCTGCGCTACTGCTATCTTCGAAATAGCTCTTGCAAAGTCATCACCGCCGCCCGGTTTCCTCAGTGCAATTCTACTGGATTGCTGATGCTCTCTTCCACTCTCCCCACCTCCATCGCTCATATTCAACCCCTCATATCACGCAACACCATACACTCAATACAACATTGCTTCCGAAAACAACCAAACAACCTCATCATTCAACCAACACACTCCATCACTATATCTCCTACAACCTAACAAAATGCAAGAAGcataaaaaaagtaaaaaatcaaatcttTACTAAGCAAAAACAAGAATAACTTTTAATAAAGAACGAAACTCCGGAATTCAATTCCACCTAGTATTTTCTGTAGTGAAATTAAGGGAGCTTCCAATCTTCTTTAGCGGATGAAACCCTAAGTTTCCTACTTGGGAATTCATGATTTCAAATTCAACAAACTGGGGCAAGGAAAATGAAGAATAGAAGCTAAAGAACGAAGGAGGAGAGTGTGAAGCTCACCGGAGAAGCTGGGGTTTTGGGATCTGAGAGGAAGCAATTGCAGAGTTGAAGTTGAGCTGAGCTCCGAGGCACCACCGTAGTCCGCGAAGCACCGAATTGGGTCGGAATTGACAATGAGGGAGATGAAGGGTAACTGAAAAGGGGGCAAAGATTGGAGCTTTAGGGTTGGGGCTTAAACCCTAGAAAAACCACACTGGATCAGAGTTGGGAGCTGGGAGTGTGATTAGTACCGGAAGAAAGGAATCGGGGGATTATttaaagaagatgaagagagaTCAGGAAACCGGCGGTGCTCGCTGACTGCTGTCCTCTCATCATGCGACATGTCGTATTTGTTTAACACTATTGACTGGCTATAGGATGGAGAGGATCATGTTCAGTTGGGATCTTATTGTCACAAATTGAAGGGTCTATTTCAGCTTCAAGATGGGATGGTCTGAAACTCAATCACGAAATCACGAGCAATCATGGCGCCAAGAAACCAAGATTGTACTCAGTTTGTGTCTCTTAATACTTCATTTCAAGAATTTAAACAAACTAAACCTCGTTAAATTAAACCCGTATGTAAatagaagatatatatatatatatatattcaatattgaCTCATTGATCGATATGATTTCAAATTTACAACCATGTAGTTATTAGATTCTCTATGAAAAATGTTCTTAGTTGCTCATAACAATTgcatataaaagtaatttcacaATTACTTGCCTCAATCTTTATGAACTAGGACAATTTAGCTAGGGTGTTGCTAAATATACCCAACAAGCTTCTTGGCATACCCAACAaagtgaaaaaataaaattatcctAAAGCGAAATGACAAAACAACCCATAAAATTCGAAACTCTTATACCCACTATTAAATTGGGTttaaccaaaaataaaaaagagaacTGGATTGAGATCTgggttttctgttttgataagttcatcacatatatacatatctaAGTTGTAAATGATGAACAATTCAACCTTTGATCTCCCCATCATATATCTTCGGCAATCCTTTTCTCATCCTTCCATAAAACTTAATCAATTTGGATTCAACAAAATGGAACCTATATTCAGAATTAAAAGCCAACTCAAAATAGGAAAACAAAAGATGTTTTGAGAAGATCCAActacaataaaaaaacaaagatctTATTGAACCCATAAATTGAATCATCTTACTAGCATGTGATGTTACTTATAAATCATTCCAAAAAAACTCAGTTCTCTACTTATGAGAGAGAAACTCCGACCTTTATCATACTCTCTAACTCTTGCTTTCTTAGTCTTTTGatcaattgaaaagacacttgAGATCAGACCATGTTACTGGGGATTCCAGCGGGGTTAGAACCTTGAGTATCATGAGAAAACGCATTATCTCTAACAACCTGAAAATCATGAGCAAACATCCTTCAGGGAGAAGACCAGGCTGACCAACCTTCAACCCTCTGATGCCTAAATCAGCTACATGAAGATGTAGAGTAGGTATGAATAATTAGGAGAATGGAGTCTTACTGTGGAGAGTGGAGAGTGAAGAGCACCCATTTATAGGCAAATGAGTATTTGGTACTGAAATCACCAAACTACCCTCTAATGGAGAATGTAGGGCAAACATACAAGTAACATGCCTTTAAGCCTGGTTAGGGCTCAAAGTAGTGGAGTATGGCTCCAATGACTATGTGAAGGCGAGTAATCTCGATGTTTAACACTCACAAAGTTCCCAAAGTTCCCAAATATGGGGTGGTATTAACAAGTCCCCAAAGTTTCCGGTCAAGAGACTATTTTAGATGAGAAGTTTATCACTATAGAAGCATTGGGAGTACAAGCCTAAACGGGTGTCGGAGCAACAAATGGCGACACTACTAGTCCCCCAAGTCCTCATGCAAGAGAGAGGATGGACTAGGTAGCACTACCTTACGGTTAATAGTCACAAGCTCTAACCAACTGAGCTATTCCaacatatgaaaataaaattgggCAATGTTGCAAGGTCCAAGAGAGATCGTATGCGGAGATAAGTGTGGTCTTGGGAGGACTGAAATCAAGGCATAGAGGCGAATGTCACAGTGTGGTTGTGTATACAACGTGTGGTTATGATCCGGGGGAACATATTGTGGTGTATACGATGTGTGGTTGTCTCTAGGTGAGTGCTAGAATGCCTACGTACCCATGCATGAGATCAAACCAACTGTAGTTCACTTGGGGGCCGTGCCGAGAGTGTTAGGGACTCACCTCGGTTGGCATAAAGGGGTCGTGTTGGGGTGGCATTGCGTGATCATAGAGATGTAACAATGGAGCGGGTCATGAGGAGTATTAGTGAGAAAGATCAGACACCATGTTACTGAGGTCTAATAAGATACCGCTGAAATAGAGGTGAGAATATCGCAGAAGAATATAAAGAATGTCATTGAAGCATAGATATAATATCGCTGAACAATAGGAGATGTTCGGCTCACCGTTGAAGCATAAGAACTCGGATATGAAATTAAAGTGTAGACAAATGTTGTTGAAGCGTAGGCGATAGAACTCTGAAGTAGATACAAGATGAGACTTGGATAACACTGTGGGCGTATGTACATATCACTGAAGTAGGTGTAAGATGGTGTTGAGACTCGGATAACACTAAAGCGTATGGTGGAGCATGATGATCATGCAATGAGGCATGATGGGTATATATGTGATGCATGATGAGTATGTGTCACGGGTAGGATGCAGAAGTCCCCCGGGTCTCGGATCATAAGGTGTACATGCACCCGCCCGGGTGATAGGGTGAAAACCGAGCCGGAGAGAGCCTATGTACTTGCTCGGGTATTAGGGTAGAAGTCGGGTCAGGCAGTGTAAGTACTCGCCTGGGTGGAGAGATAGAACCTCGGGCGGGGAGTGTATGTACTCGCCCGAGTGATGGGGTAGAAGCTGGGTCGGGCAGTGTAACTACTTGCCCAGGTGGTTGAAATAGAAACCGCGTTGGAGAGTGGAAGTACTCGCCATGTGGTGAAGTGAAAGCTGAGGAGTCTATGCACTCCCTCAAAGTGGCTGAATAAGAAACCATGTTGTGGAGCGTGCACACTCGCCGCGGTTGGTTTGAAAAGGTGCCGAGAAACTTTATGTAGAGTATATATGGGTGATGGGATTCTTTGGACAACAAATCATGGGTGTTTAAACCCTTTGGAGAAAAAGTCGTGGGTATTAGAACCCATGGAGAATAAACCGTGGGCGGTAGGACCTGTGGAGAATGAGTTTACATGATGACATGTAAATGACATAAAAGATAAACCGTGGAGAGCAACATGTAAATGAACCGCTCGTGGAGAGAGTAATCATCAAGAGAGAGCAAGTCAAGTAATCATGTAAAAATACCAACAAAGACAATCATATAAATAAGTATGAAAAGTAGTCATGAGGAGTACACATAGAGACAAGTTGCAAGGAATCAACATAGGTGTGTAGTCATATGGTAGTCTTTTGAAGATAGCCATTTTAGGTGTAGTCATGAGGCATTACCGTGTGACTTAACCGTAAGATTTGACCATTTAGCGTGACCTATGTAACTATGTGCCCGTGTAACAAGAATGCTCAAGAATAATATAGCATATATGTTATGGTGTAGTAAGAAATTTGCATGACAATAACTCAAGTAATAATATAAGCGAGAACATATCAAAGGTGGTTGAATGCAACACAAATATAGTAGAAAGAATGAAATTAATGTATGAGACTCCATGTCGTCCATCGAGTCCCGACAAAGCTCTTGTTGCTCATATAAGAAAGTCCTAGTGATAGTTGTACCTCATCTGGAAAAATATATGTCCTGAGGAGACATATGTAAGAGAACACAGAGAGCAACCAAGTATTATGTGTGTCGGGTGCCGACATAGGAAGAATTGGACTGAGGTGCCAATTATATTAATTGCATGTGGTATTAGATGCAGTGAGTACGTGTGATTGAAATCAAGCACATAAGCAATATGTGTACTAGCGGAGGTAGATATGTGTAAATAAAACACATTGAATCAACTTGATTGATATAAGGCACAGATGTGGTGTCTTGAAAGATTGATGTTTGATTATTGGGTGTACTGAGTAAATTTTCCCCGCCCcattcttttcttctccttttttttagGAGGAACCTCGGGTTGACTGAATCAACGCATCCAATCTACTCATAAACACATCAATGAGGTTGCGAGGCAACTATGAAATTTAGATTTAAGTGTTTGGCCGGGCGGGTGAGAGCCCTGCATTGGGAGAAAGAGCAACCGGCCGAAGTGAGTTGTCGGGTGAAAACCCCGCGTTGGGAGAGAGAGCAACTGCGCTGAAATGAGTTGCTGGGTGAGAACCATGTGCCAGGAGAGAGCTCCCAGGCCGGAGAGAGCTGCCGAATGAGAGCCCCGCgtcgggagagagagaggtgtcGGGCTGGAGTGATCTGCTGGGTGAGGGAGATGCCAACCGGGTGAGGGAGTTTGCCGCTCAGGTCAGAACTTGGTT contains:
- the LOC126798107 gene encoding transcription initiation factor TFIID subunit 8-like, with translation MSDGGGESGREHQQSSRIALRKPGGGDDFARAISKIAVAQVCEIVGFQSFQLSALETLSDVAVQYICNIGKAAHLYANLSGRTDCNVFDIIRGLEDLSGAQGFAGASDIHHCLASSGTIKEISQYVAEAEHVPFAYSLPCFPVIKDRKLTPSFWQRGEETPGAHIPPWLPAFPEPHTYTQPTMCDERATEPDSAFELEKQQRNVERTILNFQHRLVCNGMVGPSVDPGDDEKVKQARESNPFLAVPLQFGETEVAQVTLPSKMSVKAMEEVLNAEKHAKDKCSSLLETFAPAIEAIKNKSFELEEDQKIFSTRESTLQFKIGMSKKSLGVFQSGPHKKGFGEVYPWFGRENEKDEKKKRAEKILKNSMENSQELAQL